A part of Mustela erminea isolate mMusErm1 chromosome 9, mMusErm1.Pri, whole genome shotgun sequence genomic DNA contains:
- the LOC116599166 gene encoding olfactory receptor 8D1: MVAGNHSTATSFVLVGLTQKPELQLPLFVLFLGIYIVTVVGNLGLILLIAVIPLLHTPMYYFLSSLSFIDLCYSSVITPKILVNFLGKKNMILYSECMAQLFFFVVFVVAEGYLLTVMALDRYVAICSPLLYSVTMSSWVCSLLVLVAFILGFLSALAHTSAMMKLSFCRSHIISHYFCDVLPLLHLSCSNTHLNELLLFIIAGFNTLVPTLAVFISYAFIFYSILRIRSSEGRSKAFGTCSSHLMAVGIFFGSITFMYFKPPSSNSLEQEKVSSVFYTTVIPMLNPLIYSLRNKDVKKALRKVLVRK, translated from the coding sequence ATGGTTGCAGGAAATCATTCCACAGCAACCAGTTTTGTGTTAGTGGGTTTAACACAGAAGCCAGAGCTCCAGCTGCCTCTCTTCGTCCTGTTCCTAGGAATCTATATAGTGACAGTGGTGGGGAACCTGGGCTTGATTCTCCTGATTGCGGTAATCCCTTTGcttcacacccccatgtactACTTCCTCAGCAGCTTGtctttcattgatctctgctacTCCTCTGTCATTACCCCCAAAATTCTGGTGAACTTCTTAGGGAAGAAGAATATGATCCTTTATTCTGAATGCATGGCACAgctctttttctttgtggtttttgtaGTGGCTGAGGGTTATCTTCTGACCGTGATGGCATTGGATCGCTACGTGGCTATCTGTAGCCCACTGCTTTACAGTGTCACCATGTCCTCTTGGGTCTGCTCACTACTCGTGCTGGTTGCCTTCATCCtgggctttctctctgccttggcCCATACAAGCGCCATGATGAAACTGTCTTTCTGCAGATCCCACATCATCAGCCATTACTTCTGTGATGTGCTTCCTCTCCTCCATCTTTCCTGCTCCAATACACACCTCAATGAGCTTCTGCTTTTTATCATTGCGGGATTTAACACTTTGGTGCCCACCCTAGCTGTCTTCATTTCCTACGCCTTCATCTTCTACAGCATCCTTCGCATCCGATCCTCAGAGGGCCGGTCCAAAGCATTTGGTACTTGCAGCTCTCATCTCATGGCTGTGGGGATCTTCTTTGGCTCTATCACCTTCATGTATTTCAAACCCCCATCTAGTAACTCCCTGGAACAGGAGAAGGTGTCCTCAGTGTTTTACACCACAGTGATCCCCATGCTGAATCCTTTAATATACAGTCTGAGAAACAAGGATGTAAAGAAAGCATTGAGGAAGGTTTTGGTGAGGAAATGA
- the LOC116598791 gene encoding olfactory receptor 8D2-like: MDPENHSSVTEFILEGLTDQPGLQLPLFFLFLLIYTVCMVGNLGLIFLIRISSQLHTPMYYFLSNLSFIDLCYSTVIIPKLLVNFVSEKNLTSFPECMTQLFFFCFFGIDDSYMLTAMAYDRYVAICNPLLYNVTMSHRICFLLVTSVYTVGAFGALVHTSYISSRSFCGTNVIHHYFCDILPLLNISCSRDYTKELLVMILVGFNVFACALAIFISYAFILSSILRIHSAEGRSKAFSTCSSHLAAVGVFYGSIIFMYFKPSTNDITQEKVASVFYTTVIPMLNPLIYSLRNKDVKESLKKVLNGGLLSWST; this comes from the coding sequence ATGGACCCAGAAAATCATTCTTCGGTAACTGAGTTTATCCTTGAGGGGTTAACAGACCAGCCAGGACTCCagcttcccctcttcttcctgtttctatTGATATATACGGTTTGCATGGTGGGAAATTTGGGCTTGATCTTTTTAATCAGAATTAGTTCTCAGCTTCACACACCCATGTATTATTTTCTCAGTAATTTGTCCTTCATAGATCTCTGCTACTCCACTGTCATAATTCCCAAGCTCTTGGTGAACTTTGTCTCAGAGAAGAATCTCACCTCCTTCCCTGAGTGCATGACTCagctctttttcttctgcttctttggcATTGATGACTCCTACATGCTGACAGCAATGGCGTATGATCGTTATGTTGCCATCTGCAACCCCTTGCTCTATAATGTCACCATGTCCCACAGAATCTGTTTTCTACTAGTCACTAGTGTGTATACAGTGGGCGCCTTTGGAGCCTTGGTCCACACCAGCTACATATCCAGTCGATCCTTCTGTGGAACTAATGTCATCCACCATTACTTCTGTGACATCCTTCCccttctgaatatatcttgctcAAGAGACTACACCAAGGAACTCTTGGTGATGATTTTGGTTGGATTCAATGTATTTGCATGTGCTTTAGCCATCTTTATCTCATATGCCTTCATTCTTTCCAGCATCTTACGCATCCACTCAGCTGAAGGCAGGTCCAAAGCTTTCAGTACCTGCAGCTCCCACCTTGCAGCTGTTGGGGTCTTCTACGGCTCAATcatcttcatgtattttaaaccATCTACCAATGACATAACACAGGAGAAGGTGGCTTCTGTGTTTTATACGACAGTGATTCCCATGCTTAACCCCCTTATCTACAGCCTTAGGAATAAGGATGTCAAAGAATCCCTTAAAAAAGTTCTAAATGGTGGGTTACTTTCTTGGTCAACATAG